CCGCGTCGTCGCTCGTGCCGACGCGCTCGTCCAGCCGGGCGGGCGGGAACGCCTCGACGGCGGCGAGCAGCGCGCCGCGTGCGGCGGTCAGCTCGTCGCGCAGCGCGCGCCAGCGCGCCTCGACGTCGCCGGCATCGTCGACGCGCTCCGGCCAGTCGCCCTCGCGCGGCATGGCCGCGGGCTGGCCCTCCAGGCGACGCGTGACCTCGCGCGTCCACGCCGTGAGATGGTGCGTCAGCTCCCAGATCGAGTGCGCGCCGGCGACCGGGTGCGCGAGCGCGGTGCGCGCATCCACGCCGTCCAGCACGTCGGCGAGCGAGGGGCCGTGCCACGAGTGGCCGTCGAAGGAGCGGCGCAGCACGCTCCGCAGCAGGGGAATCATCGACGCGATCTCCCGAAAGTGAGCGACGTCAGCGACCGACGCGGCGTGCGTGCCGCGCGCGGATGCGTGCCTTGCGCACGCGCGACAGGCCGACCAGCACCACCGGCAGCGTCGCCACCATCCACACGGCGGTGAAGATGCGGCGGAAGTTCGCCGGGCGGTGCTCGACGTCGAGCGCGTAGTAGAGCGCGATCGCGATCGCATGCACCGCGACGACGCCGAGCACCATGTGCAGCAGGTGGCGGCGCAGCTCGGGCGCGGCGGTGATCTTCGGCGGCGTGGGCGCGGACACGACGGTCAGGCGTAGAGGCGCACGATCCAGTCGGCGACGACGGCGGGCTTGTCGCCACCCTCGCGCTCGATCGTCACGCGCCACGTGACCTGCATGCTGCCGTCCTTCGCCGCCTCGGCCGCTCCGACGGCGACGCGGGCGCGCACGCGCGCGCCGACCGGCACCGCGCTCGGAAAGCGCACCTTGTCGAAGCCATAGTTCACCGTCATCCGCACGCCGTCGATCACGACCGCCTGCTGCACCAGCGCGACGATCAGCGAGAGCGTCAGCAGCCCGTGCGCGATCGTCCCGCCGTACGGCGACTCCGCCGCGGCGCGCTCGGCGTCGAGGTGGATCCACTGGTGGTCGTCGGTCGCGTCGGCGAAGCGCCGCACGCGCTCGGGGCCGACCTCCACCCAGTCGCCGACGGCGATCTCCTGGCCGAGGTGCTGGGCGAGCGCGGCGGTCGAGTCGAGGTGCGTGGTGGGCATCCGTCTCTGAAGCGGTGGGCGAGGGAGGGCGGGGCGGAGCGTGCGCGGTAAGCTCACCGCGTGGGGCGCGCGCGTCCAGCCGTCGGCTGGTCCTACGGCGCTCGTGCGGGGCTCGCGTTGACAGCGGGCGACCACGCGCGCGAGCTTCCAACCTCCCCTCCACTCGCCGCGACCGATGTCCCTCCCGACCGCCGCCCGTCGTGCGCGCCGTGGCGTCACGCTGCTGGAGCTGCTCGTCGTGCTGCTCCTGCTCGGGCTGGCCGTCGCGCTGACGCTGCCGCGCATCGCAATCCCGCGCGGCCCGGACGAGGACGATCCGCTGGCGCGCACCGTCGCGAGCGCGCGCGCGCAGGCGCTGCGACGCGCCGAGGCGCTGCGCCTGGAGGTGGACGCCGACGGGCGCTGGCGGCTGCTGGCGCGCGACTCGGTGCTGCAGGACGGCCGGCTGCCCGCCGCGACGCCGCTCCGTCTCGGCATCTCGCCGCTCGGCGTCTGCGTCCCGGAGCCAGCGGACGACGCGGCCGCGCCGGCGTGGGACGCGGCGGCGTGCGCGCCGCAGTCGCGCGCGGCCGCGCGAGGCGGCGCGTGACGCTGCTCGAGGCGCTGGTGGCGCTGGTGATCCTGGGCCTCGCCGCGACCGGGTTCCTGGAGGGCTTCCGCGCCGGCGGGCGCACCGCGCGCGAGGCCGCCGACTGGTCGGCCGCCGTCGCCGCCGCGGAGGTGACGCTGGAGGGCGCGCTGCTGGACGCGCCGCCGCCCGACTCGCTCGCCCGCTGGCAGCCGCGCGTTGCGCGCGAGCCGTGGACGGGTGCGACGCGCGGCCGCCTGGACGTCGTGTCCGCGACGGTGACGCTGCCCGACGGCGGCGAGCTCACGCTGCACCGCCTGGTGCGCCGCTGATGACCCGCAGGCGCACGCGCCGGGGCTTCACGCTGCTCGAGGTGCTCGTCGCGCTCGTGGTGACGGCGATGGTCGTCACGCTGTCATACGGCGCCGCGCAGGCGGGCTTCGACACGGAGGCGCGTCTGGCCGAGCGGCGTGCGGCCGCGGACGCGCTCACCGCATGGCGCGCGCTGCTGGGCGACGCGATCCGTCACGTGGAGCGTGGCGTGGCCGACGACGACGCGGTGTTCGTGCTCGCCGCCGACACGCTGCGCCTGCTGACGCGCGGCGTCGTGCCGCCGCACGGCACCGGCGAGCGCTGGCTGGTGACGCTCGCGCCCACCACGGAGGGCGTGCGCCTGACCGCGTCGCCGGCCGAGGGCGCCACGGGCGACGTCGTGTCGGTGCTGGTGCGCGAGGCGCGCGGCGTCAGCGTGCGCGTGCTGCCGTACGCGGGTGGCGCGTGGACGGACGCGTGGCCGCGCGCGTCGGCGGTCCCGGCAGCCGTGTCGGTGCAGCTGCGCGACGCCGCGGGCGGCGAGCTCGCGCCGGCGCTGCTGGCGCACACGCGTCCGGCTGGCGAGGCGGAGGAGTCGCCGTGACGCCAACCCGCACACGACGCGGCGTCGCGCTGATGCTCGTGCTCTGGCTGGTCGTGCTGCTGGCGACCGTCGGCGCGGCGGTCGCGCTGCACGCGCGCGGCGCGACGAACGTCGCCGTGAACGTCCGCGCGCGCGCCGCGGCGCGCTATGCGGCGGAGAGCGGCGTCGAGGCGGCGGTGGCGGAGCTGGAGGCGCAGCTGGCGGCGCGCCCCGACACGCTGGCGCGTCGCACCTACCTCAACGCGATCGACCGCGCGCTCGCGACGACCGACGCGCAGCCGCTCGGCGACGCGCGCTTCCAGGTCGCGCTCGTGGACGCGAGCGCGCGCCTCGACCTGAACCTGGCCGGCGAGGACGCGCTGGCGGCGCTGTTCGCGCAGGTGGGCGCGCCGGACGGCGGGCGCGGGGCCGCGCGCGCGGTGCAGGCGTGGCTGGGGGCCGAGGGCGCCCGCGACGGCGTCGGGGCCACCGCAGGCGTCGCGGGCGTGGCGCGGCGGCGGCAGTTCCGGTCGCTCGATGACCTCGCACGGGTCCCGGGCGTCTCTCCCGCGCTGGCCCGCGCGGCCGCGCCGCACCTGACGGTGGACGGCGACGGCCGCGTGAACGTGGCCGGTGCCTCGGCG
This is a stretch of genomic DNA from Roseisolibacter agri. It encodes these proteins:
- a CDS encoding type II secretion system protein; translation: MTLLEALVALVILGLAATGFLEGFRAGGRTAREAADWSAAVAAAEVTLEGALLDAPPPDSLARWQPRVAREPWTGATRGRLDVVSATVTLPDGGELTLHRLVRR
- a CDS encoding prepilin-type N-terminal cleavage/methylation domain-containing protein, which codes for MSLPTAARRARRGVTLLELLVVLLLLGLAVALTLPRIAIPRGPDEDDPLARTVASARAQALRRAEALRLEVDADGRWRLLARDSVLQDGRLPAATPLRLGISPLGVCVPEPADDAAAPAWDAAACAPQSRAAARGGA
- a CDS encoding type II secretion system protein GspK — translated: MTPTRTRRGVALMLVLWLVVLLATVGAAVALHARGATNVAVNVRARAAARYAAESGVEAAVAELEAQLAARPDTLARRTYLNAIDRALATTDAQPLGDARFQVALVDASARLDLNLAGEDALAALFAQVGAPDGGRGAARAVQAWLGAEGARDGVGATAGVAGVARRRQFRSLDDLARVPGVSPALARAAAPHLTVDGDGRVNVAGASAAVRAAARGETVREPTRLLVVSRGWRDGSPLTHEIQAVYAVRGDRLAFVRWRERDL
- a CDS encoding DinB family protein, producing the protein MIPLLRSVLRRSFDGHSWHGPSLADVLDGVDARTALAHPVAGAHSIWELTHHLTAWTREVTRRLEGQPAAMPREGDWPERVDDAGDVEARWRALRDELTAARGALLAAVEAFPPARLDERVGTSDDAAVGGQATFAGMLVGLAEHNAYHGGQITLLRRALS
- a CDS encoding prepilin-type N-terminal cleavage/methylation domain-containing protein — its product is MTRRRTRRGFTLLEVLVALVVTAMVVTLSYGAAQAGFDTEARLAERRAAADALTAWRALLGDAIRHVERGVADDDAVFVLAADTLRLLTRGVVPPHGTGERWLVTLAPTTEGVRLTASPAEGATGDVVSVLVREARGVSVRVLPYAGGAWTDAWPRASAVPAAVSVQLRDAAGGELAPALLAHTRPAGEAEESP
- a CDS encoding MaoC family dehydratase, whose translation is MPTTHLDSTAALAQHLGQEIAVGDWVEVGPERVRRFADATDDHQWIHLDAERAAAESPYGGTIAHGLLTLSLIVALVQQAVVIDGVRMTVNYGFDKVRFPSAVPVGARVRARVAVGAAEAAKDGSMQVTWRVTIEREGGDKPAVVADWIVRLYA